Proteins from a single region of Clostridia bacterium:
- the der gene encoding ribosome biogenesis GTPase Der has product MSNKLVAVVGRPNVGKSTFFNQVAGKRISITLDMPGVTRDRIYADVEWCGHSFTMIDTGGIDVKSDDVMWQHIKRQAELAVDIADCIVFMVDGKQGIVWDDYRIATYLRHTQKPVVLVVNKLDNPGETPYDFYALGLGDPYGVSAEHAKGIGDVLDAVVEALGTTATPEDKEEGLKIAVVGKPNAGKSSLVNKLLGVDRNIVTDIAGTTRDSIDSTLKRGDKTYTLIDTAGMRKQKAVGEDVEYYSVMRALASVRRADVVLLVIDAQTEITEQDVKIAGYIHAQGKPSVLVINKWDVIEKDNDTVNRYKKILSNSLKFMDYYRAVFVSALTGQRVEKILGEAEIAYQNACRRVSTGTLNDVIADLIAVNEPPTKNGRRLKIYYTTQTDICQPTFVMFVNDETLMHFSYKRYLENGLRKAFDFSGTPIKLVLRNKQEEQL; this is encoded by the coding sequence ATGAGTAACAAATTGGTAGCCGTGGTCGGCCGCCCCAACGTGGGCAAATCGACCTTTTTCAATCAGGTGGCGGGCAAGCGTATTTCCATTACGCTGGATATGCCCGGCGTGACGCGCGACCGTATCTACGCCGACGTGGAGTGGTGCGGGCATTCTTTCACTATGATCGACACGGGCGGCATCGACGTGAAGAGCGATGACGTTATGTGGCAACACATCAAACGGCAGGCGGAGTTGGCCGTGGATATCGCGGACTGCATCGTATTCATGGTGGACGGCAAGCAGGGCATCGTGTGGGACGATTATCGCATCGCCACCTATCTGCGCCATACGCAAAAACCCGTCGTGCTGGTGGTGAACAAGTTGGACAATCCGGGCGAAACGCCCTACGATTTCTACGCCCTCGGGCTGGGCGATCCGTACGGCGTGAGCGCCGAACACGCCAAGGGCATCGGCGACGTGCTGGACGCCGTGGTGGAGGCGCTGGGTACGACGGCAACGCCCGAAGACAAGGAAGAAGGACTCAAAATCGCCGTGGTCGGCAAGCCCAACGCGGGCAAGAGCAGTCTGGTCAACAAATTGCTGGGCGTAGACCGCAACATCGTGACGGATATAGCGGGCACTACCCGAGATTCCATCGACAGCACGCTGAAACGGGGGGATAAGACCTACACCCTCATAGATACGGCGGGTATGCGCAAGCAAAAAGCCGTCGGCGAGGACGTGGAATATTACTCGGTGATGCGGGCTTTGGCTAGCGTGCGCCGCGCGGACGTGGTGCTGTTGGTCATCGACGCGCAAACCGAGATCACCGAGCAGGACGTGAAGATAGCGGGCTATATCCACGCCCAAGGCAAGCCGAGCGTGCTGGTGATCAACAAGTGGGACGTCATCGAAAAAGACAACGATACGGTCAACCGCTACAAGAAGATTTTGTCCAACAGCCTCAAGTTTATGGATTACTACCGCGCGGTGTTCGTGTCCGCTTTGACGGGACAGCGGGTGGAGAAGATCCTCGGCGAAGCCGAGATCGCCTACCAAAACGCCTGCAGACGGGTGTCGACGGGGACCTTGAACGACGTTATCGCCGACCTCATCGCCGTCAACGAACCGCCCACAAAGAACGGCAGAAGACTGAAAATATACTACACCACGCAGACGGATATCTGTCAGCCGACGTTCGTCATGTTCGTCAACGACGAGACCTTGATGCATTTCAGTTACAAGCGGTATCTGGAGAACGGCTTGCGTAAAGCGTTCGACTTTTCGGGCACGCCCATCAAGTTGGTGCTACGCAACAAGCAAGAGGAACAACTGTAA
- a CDS encoding peptidylprolyl isomerase, translated as MRTFATIELEDGRKIRCELFPEYAPITCENFVKLANENFYNGLIFHRVIDRFMIQGGGMTPALEAKYTPSIKGEFRSNGVKNPVKHTLGTLSMARTNVPDSASSQFFICVNKCDFLDGEYAAFGRVVDDESMKVAIAISKVATTSKVIQTKLGYPARYDDVPVRDIVIKRVYIQTFEE; from the coding sequence ATGAGAACGTTTGCCACTATCGAATTGGAAGACGGGCGCAAAATTCGCTGTGAATTATTCCCCGAATACGCCCCCATCACCTGTGAAAACTTCGTCAAGCTCGCCAACGAGAACTTCTACAACGGCTTGATCTTTCACCGCGTGATCGACAGATTTATGATACAAGGCGGCGGTATGACGCCCGCGTTGGAGGCCAAATACACGCCCTCTATCAAGGGTGAATTCCGCTCAAACGGCGTCAAAAACCCCGTGAAGCATACCCTCGGCACTTTGTCTATGGCGCGTACCAACGTGCCCGACAGCGCGTCGTCGCAATTCTTCATCTGCGTCAACAAATGCGACTTTTTGGACGGCGAATACGCGGCGTTCGGTCGAGTGGTGGACGACGAAAGTATGAAAGTGGCCATCGCCATCAGCAAGGTGGCTACGACGAGCAAGGTGATACAGACCAAGTTGGGATATCCCGCTCGCTACGACGACGTGCCCGTGAGGGATATCGTCATCAAGAGGGTGTATATACAGACCTTTGAAGAATAA
- a CDS encoding helix-turn-helix domain-containing protein, whose translation MNGSILKRERKKNRLTQAEVGEKLGVSQQAVAKWENNTTEPKAQDLLALAALYDVTVDYLLGKESDRDTGVQAIIQDGLPYKRLPVLASVACGAPIYAEDSYENYILQSMETNADFCVVAEGDSMINARIFDGDLVFVHKQEMVNNGEIAVVAIGEAATIKRVYYYDKQNKLVLMPENPAHAPLVYVDDELENARILGKVVSFFSRV comes from the coding sequence ATGAACGGAAGCATTTTGAAAAGAGAACGCAAGAAAAATCGCTTGACGCAAGCCGAAGTCGGCGAGAAATTGGGCGTGTCCCAACAGGCCGTCGCCAAGTGGGAAAACAATACCACCGAGCCGAAAGCGCAAGACCTTTTGGCACTCGCCGCCTTGTACGACGTGACCGTGGACTATTTGCTCGGGAAAGAAAGCGACAGGGATACGGGCGTGCAAGCCATCATTCAGGACGGGTTGCCCTATAAACGTCTGCCCGTGTTGGCGTCCGTGGCGTGCGGCGCACCCATCTACGCCGAGGACAGTTACGAGAATTATATCCTGCAAAGCATGGAGACTAACGCCGACTTTTGCGTGGTGGCGGAAGGCGACAGCATGATCAACGCCCGCATTTTCGACGGGGATTTGGTGTTCGTGCACAAGCAGGAGATGGTCAATAACGGCGAGATAGCCGTGGTGGCCATCGGCGAAGCCGCCACCATCAAACGCGTGTACTATTATGACAAGCAGAACAAGTTGGTGTTGATGCCCGAAAACCCCGCGCACGCCCCGTTGGTGTACGTGGACGACGAGTTGGAGAACGCGCGCATATTGGGCAAAGTTGTGTCCTTCTTCTCACGCGTGTAG
- a CDS encoding bifunctional hydroxymethylpyrimidine kinase/phosphomethylpyrimidine kinase has product MKQVVVFNDIAGIAACTLGVAMPILSVCDCKAYPVPTAVFSSSTRVAGVQFASLSEFLPKVAAHWATLDFAPDAVLTGCFADDKGVEAVLPAVERLKKAGAFVMVDPVMGDDGRLFASAEHVEASLRLVRLADLTCPNFTEFCALTGADYAKLDGVEYAEKIAFLQGHAMALGVKRVVVTGIRNGDEVANFVYDDGQIDVFTHPFHHQGVCGTGDMFSNIVLTRVLYGKGLAEAVRYAGEWIADLMKELPEKPEYGMYIGGERLLALRKGIL; this is encoded by the coding sequence ATGAAACAGGTCGTAGTGTTTAACGATATCGCAGGTATTGCCGCGTGCACCTTGGGAGTGGCTATGCCCATCCTTTCGGTGTGCGATTGCAAAGCGTATCCTGTCCCGACCGCGGTGTTTTCTTCTTCTACCCGCGTAGCGGGCGTTCAATTTGCGTCACTTAGCGAGTTTTTGCCCAAAGTGGCGGCGCATTGGGCGACTTTGGACTTTGCGCCCGACGCCGTGCTGACGGGCTGTTTCGCCGACGATAAGGGCGTCGAAGCCGTTTTGCCCGCGGTGGAGCGTTTGAAAAAGGCGGGCGCTTTTGTCATGGTGGATCCCGTGATGGGGGACGACGGCCGATTGTTCGCTTCGGCCGAACACGTCGAAGCGTCCTTGCGGTTGGTGCGCTTGGCCGACTTGACCTGCCCCAATTTCACCGAGTTTTGCGCGTTGACGGGCGCGGATTACGCCAAGTTGGACGGCGTGGAGTATGCGGAGAAAATCGCGTTTTTGCAAGGTCACGCAATGGCGTTGGGCGTCAAGCGCGTGGTGGTGACGGGTATCCGCAACGGCGACGAGGTGGCCAACTTCGTGTACGACGACGGACAAATCGACGTGTTTACGCATCCTTTCCACCATCAGGGCGTGTGCGGTACGGGCGATATGTTTTCCAATATCGTGCTGACGCGCGTGCTGTACGGCAAAGGACTTGCCGAGGCCGTGCGCTATGCGGGAGAATGGATCGCCGACTTGATGAAAGAATTGCCCGAAAAACCCGAATACGGTATGTATATCGGGGGCGAGCGGCTGTTGGCTTTGCGAAAGGGTATTCTATAA
- a CDS encoding aminotransferase class I/II-fold pyridoxal phosphate-dependent enzyme — protein sequence MDYSTMSREALQSSLANARKRHNLLVKEKLNLDLSRGKPSPEQLDLSMPLLNICNSTFKSPKGADYRNYGYLDGVPELREVLADILSVNKENVMVGGSNSLNLMYDVLSRAYCFGVCGSTPWCKLSEVKFICPVPGYDRHFTLLEQFGIQMISVPLDENGPDMDLVEELVAGDQNIKGMFCVPRFSNPTGIVYSDEVVTRLMNMRTAATDFRIFWDNAYFAHDLYPDAPKLKNVFCEENPNIDRFYMFVSTSKITFASGGISALVCSDKNFVSMHKMLSAQTINYDKINQYAHAQFLQSAENLRVHMEKHAAILRPKFEVIIAALRETFDGCKAVKWTEPKGGYFITITTLPKVAHRVIELCRKAGLKLTEAGCAHPLHRDDMDSTIRVAPSYAPMEELDLCAKVLVTSLEYATLEELCKK from the coding sequence ATGGACTATTCGACGATGAGCCGCGAGGCATTGCAAAGCAGTTTGGCAAACGCTAGGAAAAGGCATAATCTGTTGGTAAAAGAGAAATTGAATCTCGATTTGTCGAGAGGAAAACCCTCTCCCGAGCAGTTGGACCTGTCTATGCCCCTTCTCAATATTTGCAATTCCACTTTCAAATCGCCCAAGGGCGCGGATTACCGCAACTACGGCTATTTGGACGGCGTGCCCGAGTTGCGCGAAGTGCTGGCCGATATCCTGTCGGTCAACAAGGAAAACGTGATGGTCGGCGGTAGCAACAGCCTCAACCTGATGTACGACGTGCTGTCGCGCGCTTATTGCTTCGGCGTGTGCGGCTCGACGCCTTGGTGCAAGCTGTCCGAGGTCAAGTTCATTTGCCCCGTGCCCGGCTACGACCGCCACTTCACCTTGCTGGAACAATTCGGTATACAGATGATTTCGGTGCCGTTGGACGAGAACGGGCCGGATATGGACCTCGTGGAGGAGTTGGTCGCGGGCGACCAGAATATCAAGGGTATGTTCTGCGTGCCTCGGTTCAGCAATCCCACGGGTATCGTCTACTCGGACGAGGTGGTGACGCGCTTGATGAATATGCGCACCGCCGCCACCGACTTCCGCATCTTTTGGGACAACGCCTATTTCGCGCACGACCTGTATCCCGACGCGCCCAAACTCAAAAACGTGTTTTGCGAGGAGAATCCCAACATAGATAGGTTCTATATGTTCGTTTCCACGTCCAAAATCACCTTCGCTTCGGGTGGCATCAGCGCGTTGGTGTGTTCGGACAAAAACTTCGTGTCTATGCACAAGATGCTGTCTGCGCAGACCATCAATTATGACAAAATCAACCAGTACGCGCACGCACAGTTCTTGCAATCCGCCGAGAATCTGCGCGTACATATGGAAAAGCACGCCGCTATCCTGCGCCCCAAGTTCGAGGTGATCATCGCGGCGTTGCGAGAGACGTTTGACGGCTGCAAAGCCGTCAAGTGGACGGAGCCGAAGGGCGGCTATTTTATCACCATCACCACCTTGCCCAAAGTGGCGCACCGCGTCATCGAATTGTGCCGCAAGGCGGGCTTGAAATTGACCGAGGCGGGTTGTGCGCATCCGTTGCACCGCGACGATATGGACAGCACTATCCGCGTGGCGCCGAGTTACGCGCCGATGGAAGAACTGGACCTTTGCGCTAAGGTGTTGGTGACAAGTTTGGAATACGCGACTCTGGAGGAGTTGTGCAAAAAATAG
- a CDS encoding shikimate kinase yields the protein MKLVFIFGSGAVGKMTVGQELTKITDLRLFHNHMTIEPVLEIFGYYDGQAVDELREVIFKNFAASQNYGMIFTYMWAFDHSSDWDYIEHVKDIFNPYGTQFYYVELIATKEVRMLRNVTENRIKNKPSKADIERSMERLQHEENYRLISKDGEIPFDNYMRIDNTDLSASDVALMIKQRFDL from the coding sequence ATGAAACTCGTATTTATTTTCGGCAGCGGTGCGGTCGGCAAAATGACCGTAGGCCAAGAATTGACCAAAATCACGGATTTGCGCCTCTTTCACAATCACATGACCATAGAGCCGGTTCTCGAAATCTTCGGCTATTACGACGGGCAAGCCGTAGACGAGTTGCGCGAGGTTATATTCAAAAACTTTGCGGCCTCTCAAAACTACGGAATGATTTTTACCTATATGTGGGCGTTTGATCATTCGTCCGATTGGGATTATATCGAACACGTAAAGGACATCTTCAACCCATACGGTACGCAGTTCTACTATGTAGAGCTGATTGCCACAAAAGAGGTGCGTATGTTACGAAACGTAACCGAAAATCGGATCAAAAACAAACCGTCAAAGGCCGATATAGAGCGCTCTATGGAGCGCTTGCAGCACGAGGAAAACTATCGCCTCATCAGCAAAGATGGAGAGATCCCCTTTGACAATTATATGCGTATCGACAACACAGACCTCTCGGCAAGCGACGTTGCCTTGATGATAAAACAAAGATTTGACTTATAG
- the spoIVA gene encoding stage IV sporulation protein A: MDTNNLYNDIAMRTNGEIYIGVVGPVRTGKSTFIKNFMELAVMPRIEDENERKRALDELPQSADGKTVMTTQPKFVPAKGVDVAFGEVLTAKVRLIDCVGYMIDGAMGATEDGKARMVKTPWQAEEMTFSEAAELGTRKVIRDHSTIGLVVTSDGDITDLPRPAYLGAEGRVVDELQKEGKPFAVVLNTKTPNAADTLKLRDALAERYGVPVLAVDVLNMSEKNVDEIMSAVLMEFPVKRVDALLPDWMAALDADHPLVSAQFIRLAEATAEVVKMRDAMRIAPLIVGEEVEDCTIGCDLGTGTVRLEYKMQPQLFYHTLGDCCSREISGEFDLLSYVNALSRDAKQVARLKKALEQVEECGYGLVEPTEDEMELAEPEIMKQAGRFGVRLKASAPSLHIMKVDVETEVNPVVGSEQQSEELVKYLLSEFETNPKGIWQTNMFGKSLSSLVNEGLNNKLNAMPKDAPNKMRKTLGRIVNEGKGGMICILL; the protein is encoded by the coding sequence ATGGACACGAATAATTTGTATAACGATATTGCCATGCGTACGAACGGTGAAATTTACATCGGCGTGGTCGGCCCGGTGCGGACGGGTAAGTCCACGTTTATCAAAAACTTTATGGAATTGGCGGTTATGCCTCGTATCGAGGACGAAAACGAGCGCAAACGCGCCCTTGACGAATTGCCTCAGTCGGCGGACGGCAAAACCGTTATGACGACGCAACCCAAATTCGTGCCCGCGAAAGGCGTGGACGTGGCGTTCGGCGAAGTGCTGACGGCCAAGGTGCGCTTGATAGACTGCGTGGGGTATATGATCGACGGCGCGATGGGCGCTACCGAGGACGGGAAGGCGCGTATGGTCAAAACGCCGTGGCAGGCCGAGGAGATGACCTTCTCCGAAGCGGCCGAGTTGGGTACGCGCAAGGTGATACGCGACCATAGCACCATCGGGTTGGTCGTGACCTCGGACGGGGATATCACTGATTTGCCTCGCCCCGCCTACCTCGGCGCCGAGGGCAGAGTGGTGGACGAGTTGCAAAAGGAAGGCAAGCCTTTCGCCGTGGTGCTGAACACCAAGACGCCCAATGCGGCGGATACCTTGAAATTGCGCGACGCGCTGGCCGAACGATACGGCGTGCCCGTATTGGCCGTGGACGTGCTCAATATGAGCGAAAAAAACGTGGACGAAATCATGTCCGCGGTGCTTATGGAGTTCCCCGTCAAGCGCGTGGACGCCTTGTTGCCCGATTGGATGGCGGCGTTGGACGCCGATCACCCGCTGGTCTCGGCACAGTTCATTCGCTTGGCCGAGGCGACCGCGGAAGTGGTCAAAATGCGCGACGCCATGCGGATAGCGCCCCTCATCGTGGGGGAGGAAGTGGAGGATTGCACGATCGGTTGCGACCTCGGCACGGGTACGGTACGGCTGGAATACAAGATGCAACCGCAACTGTTTTACCACACGCTGGGCGATTGCTGCAGCCGAGAGATATCGGGCGAATTCGATTTGCTGTCCTATGTCAACGCCCTCTCGCGCGACGCCAAACAGGTGGCGCGTCTCAAAAAGGCGCTCGAACAGGTGGAGGAATGCGGCTACGGGTTGGTCGAACCCACCGAGGACGAGATGGAATTGGCCGAGCCCGAGATCATGAAACAGGCAGGGCGCTTCGGCGTGCGCCTGAAAGCGTCGGCTCCCAGCCTGCATATTATGAAGGTGGACGTGGAGACCGAGGTCAATCCCGTGGTGGGCAGCGAGCAGCAGAGCGAGGAGTTGGTGAAGTATCTCCTGAGCGAATTCGAGACGAATCCCAAGGGTATTTGGCAAACGAATATGTTTGGGAAATCCCTGTCGAGCCTGGTCAACGAGGGGTTGAACAACAAGTTGAACGCCATGCCCAAGGACGCGCCCAACAAGATGCGCAAGACGTTGGGGCGTATCGTCAACGAAGGCAAAGGCGGAATGATTTGCATATTGCTGTAA
- a CDS encoding DUF512 domain-containing protein, whose amino-acid sequence MPLSVTKVHFMSAAFRAGLRKGDVIAAFDGYPYQDALDFAYYDGQSEFDVTFLREGKEHKAHLRKEDYQPMGIEYESVDMPIKPCTNRCIFCFVEQCPKGMRPSLYVKDDDYRTSFACGSYVTLSNLKEEDVERILRLGLSPLYVSVHAYDPDVKKLLCANPQSTKVFEYMRRFAERGIDMHTQIVMVEGINDGEVLRETLVKLYELTPHVRSVAVVPVGLTEHREGLYPLHPVGKRCAAETVRMVEEMQAMCVEALGTHWVWCSDEMYILADLPMPKYETYEDFVQIENGVGMVSTFLREADEALAANPRLSGKYTLVTGVAFAGILEGVVKRIADGGQPVELDVAVVKNDWFGKTVTVAGLLTGGDIVKQLKARGYHKDVILPDTTLKEFESVLLDGMSVVDLERELDCRIHICEGGGDLIGILAHRKERNE is encoded by the coding sequence ATGCCGTTATCCGTTACGAAAGTGCACTTTATGTCGGCGGCGTTCCGCGCGGGACTACGCAAAGGCGACGTCATTGCGGCGTTCGACGGCTATCCCTACCAAGACGCATTGGACTTTGCCTATTACGACGGGCAAAGTGAGTTCGACGTTACCTTCCTTAGGGAAGGTAAGGAGCACAAAGCACACCTTCGCAAAGAGGATTATCAGCCGATGGGTATCGAATACGAATCGGTGGATATGCCCATCAAGCCGTGCACCAACCGCTGTATATTCTGCTTCGTGGAACAATGTCCCAAAGGAATGCGGCCTTCGCTGTACGTCAAGGACGACGACTACCGCACCTCGTTCGCGTGCGGCTCGTACGTGACCTTGAGCAACCTCAAAGAGGAAGACGTAGAGCGCATATTGCGCCTGGGGCTGTCGCCCCTCTACGTGTCCGTGCACGCCTACGACCCCGACGTCAAGAAATTGCTGTGCGCCAATCCCCAAAGCACCAAAGTGTTCGAGTATATGCGGCGGTTTGCCGAACGCGGGATAGATATGCATACGCAAATCGTGATGGTGGAGGGGATAAACGACGGCGAGGTGCTACGCGAAACCCTGGTGAAATTGTACGAGTTGACGCCGCACGTGCGCTCGGTGGCCGTGGTGCCTGTGGGATTGACCGAACACCGCGAAGGGTTGTACCCCTTGCACCCCGTCGGCAAACGGTGCGCGGCGGAGACCGTGCGTATGGTCGAAGAGATGCAGGCGATGTGCGTGGAGGCCCTCGGCACGCATTGGGTGTGGTGCTCGGACGAGATGTATATATTGGCCGACCTGCCTATGCCCAAGTACGAGACCTACGAGGACTTCGTGCAGATCGAGAACGGCGTGGGTATGGTGAGCACGTTTTTGCGGGAAGCGGACGAAGCGTTGGCCGCCAATCCCCGATTGTCGGGCAAATATACGCTGGTGACGGGCGTGGCCTTTGCGGGAATACTCGAAGGCGTCGTCAAACGCATCGCCGACGGGGGGCAACCCGTCGAATTGGACGTAGCCGTCGTCAAAAACGATTGGTTCGGCAAAACCGTGACGGTGGCGGGACTGCTGACGGGCGGCGATATCGTAAAACAGTTGAAGGCGCGGGGCTATCACAAAGACGTGATATTGCCCGATACAACCTTGAAAGAGTTCGAATCCGTGCTGTTGGACGGCATGAGCGTGGTCGATCTCGAGCGCGAATTGGATTGCAGGATACATATATGCGAGGGCGGCGGAGACCTCATCGGGATCCTCGCCCATAGGAAGGAAAGAAATGAGTAA
- the rny gene encoding ribonuclease Y, translated as MLLSSVPGWGIALIAIATAAVGVVGGFFGYKMFVGKKFKSAKAEAERIVEEGKVEAKTLRKEALLEAKEEQHRLRAEIEKESRAARQENQRTEQRLAARDDQLNKKEEVLDKKAQELDNTRAKLAETERNLETKREQLDVREGQIESELERVAGMTKDEAKAELVAGMVEEAKRDALNECKAIEAQAKEEAEKKAKEIITLAIQRCATDHASEMAVSVVALPNEEMKGRIIGRVGRNIRALENATGVDIIIDDTPDVVTLSGFDPVRREIARVSLEKLVADGRIHPARIEEVVDKSRNEIENQMKEAGEQATYDSGVYNLHPELIKLLGRLKFRTSYGQNVLQHSLEVCYLSGVLAAELGADIKIAKRAGLLHDIGKAIDHEVEGTHVALGVELTKKFKESPAVVHAIEAHHGDVEPKTLEAMIVQIADAISSARPGARRASLESYVKRLESIEHIANSFDGVEQSYAIQAGREIRVMVKPEQVNDEKTYFMAKEIAKKLEIELEYPGQIKVCVIRELRSVEYAK; from the coding sequence ATGCTGTTGTCTTCCGTCCCCGGTTGGGGTATCGCGCTTATTGCCATCGCAACGGCGGCAGTGGGTGTGGTAGGCGGATTTTTCGGATACAAAATGTTTGTAGGTAAGAAATTCAAAAGCGCCAAAGCGGAAGCCGAACGAATAGTCGAAGAAGGCAAAGTTGAAGCAAAAACGCTTCGTAAAGAAGCGCTACTCGAGGCAAAAGAAGAGCAACACAGGCTCCGCGCGGAAATCGAAAAGGAAAGCCGCGCCGCTCGCCAAGAGAACCAACGCACCGAACAGAGATTGGCCGCCAGAGACGACCAACTCAACAAAAAAGAGGAAGTGTTGGACAAAAAAGCGCAGGAATTGGACAATACGCGCGCCAAGCTCGCCGAAACCGAGCGTAACTTGGAGACCAAACGGGAGCAGTTGGACGTGCGTGAAGGTCAAATCGAAAGCGAATTGGAACGCGTGGCCGGTATGACCAAAGACGAAGCCAAAGCGGAGTTGGTCGCCGGTATGGTGGAAGAAGCCAAACGCGACGCGCTGAACGAGTGCAAGGCCATCGAAGCACAGGCCAAAGAAGAAGCCGAAAAGAAGGCCAAAGAAATCATCACGTTGGCGATACAGCGTTGCGCCACCGATCACGCGAGCGAAATGGCCGTGTCGGTCGTGGCCCTGCCCAACGAAGAGATGAAAGGCCGTATCATCGGTAGAGTAGGTCGTAATATCCGTGCATTGGAGAATGCGACCGGTGTGGATATCATCATCGACGACACCCCCGACGTAGTGACGTTGTCCGGATTCGATCCCGTGAGACGTGAGATTGCCCGCGTCAGTTTGGAAAAACTGGTCGCAGACGGCAGAATACACCCCGCCCGTATAGAGGAAGTGGTGGACAAATCCCGTAATGAGATCGAAAATCAAATGAAAGAAGCGGGCGAACAGGCTACTTACGATTCGGGCGTATATAATTTGCACCCCGAGTTGATCAAACTGCTGGGACGGCTGAAGTTCCGTACCAGTTACGGTCAAAACGTGTTGCAGCACTCGTTGGAAGTCTGCTACCTTTCGGGCGTGTTGGCCGCGGAATTGGGCGCGGATATCAAGATCGCCAAACGTGCGGGTTTGTTGCATGATATAGGTAAGGCCATCGACCACGAGGTCGAGGGTACGCACGTCGCGCTTGGCGTGGAATTGACCAAGAAGTTCAAGGAAAGCCCCGCCGTCGTACACGCTATTGAAGCGCACCACGGCGACGTGGAACCCAAGACGTTGGAGGCCATGATTGTGCAAATCGCCGACGCCATTTCGAGCGCCCGTCCGGGTGCGAGACGTGCGTCGTTGGAGAGTTACGTCAAGAGACTGGAAAGCATCGAGCATATCGCCAATTCCTTTGACGGTGTAGAGCAGAGTTATGCGATTCAAGCCGGCAGAGAGATCCGCGTTATGGTCAAGCCCGAGCAAGTCAACGATGAAAAAACCTACTTTATGGCTAAGGAAATCGCCAAGAAATTGGAAATCGAATTGGAATATCCCGGCCAAATCAAGGTTTGCGTCATTCGAGAGTTGCGCAGCGTCGAGTACGCCAAATAA